Sequence from the Egibacter rhizosphaerae genome:
CTCGTCGGATGCGAGGATGGGCCCGGCCGGCGAGGATTCGAGCGAGCCCCGCCCATGGGGGGACGAGTCGATCGGTCCGGACGAATCGAGCGAGGAAGCCGATGCCCGACGCTGAGATGTTCAACGAGGCCTGGAACACCGCGTCCAACAACCTGTTCTACGGGGCGCTGATCGCCTACCTCGTGGGGATGGTCGGCTACTTCTTCCGGATGGCGTACACGCACGTCGGGCCCGACGGGACCCAGGCCACCAGCCCCATCGGCCGGCGCGTGGGGCTGGCCGCGACCGTCGTCACCGTGGGAGGGGCCGCCGCGCACCTCGTGAGCATCGTGCTCCGGGGACTTGCCGCGGGGCGCGCGCCGTGGGCGAACATGTACGAGTACTCGTCCGGCCTCGCGTTCCTCGTCGTGGTCATCGGGTTGATCGTCCTGCAGCGCCGCTACGGCTACACGCACGTGGTGGGGTTCGTGATCGCCCTCGCCGTGCTGATCATGGCCGGCGGCCTGATGCTGTACGCGGCCCCCGACCCCCTGCAGCCCTCACTGCAGAGTTGGTGGATCCGCGTGCACGTGAGTGCGGCGATGGTCGCCTCGTCGATCTTCACGGTCGCGTTCGTCGCGACCGCCCTGTACCTGGTGAAGGACACCGCCGAACGCCGGCTGGCCGAGCGCAGCGGCCAGGCGTTCGGGGGCTCGACCGTCGGCGCCGCCAACGTGGACGGTCCGTCGGGCCGACCGGAGGACGAGGTCGCGATCGACGCCGACGCGCCGATGGTCGCGCCTGCCACGGCGCAGCGGGAGGTGCTGGGCCTGTGGCCGTTCCTGGTCGTCCCGGCCGTGATCGTGGCGGGCTACGTGTTGGCGGTCTGGCAGGCGCCGGTGGCTGCGGTGATCTCGGGCGGCGTGGCCGCGCTGCTGGGCGGGTCGCTGCGCTACGCGGTGCCCTACCTGCCCGCCGCGGCCCAGCTCGACAACGTCGCGTACCGGACGGTGGCGTTCGCGTTCCCGATCTGGACGTTCGCGGTGATCGCGGGCGCGATCTGGGCCGAGGAGGCGTGGGGCCGCTACTGGGGGTGGGATCCCAAGGAGACCGCCTCGTTCGTGACCTGGGTGTTCTACGCCGGCTACCTGCACGCCCGAGCGACGCGCGGCTGGCGCGGGCGCGGTGCCGCGTGGATCGGCGTCGTCTCGTTCATCGCCCTGGTGGTGACGTTCTACGCCGTGAACCTCTTCGTGGTCGGCCTGCACTCCTACGCGGGCGTGTAGCCGCCGTGACGCCCGGTGCGACTCGGCCCCGTACGGGGCAAGGTCAGGCGTGGCCGTCCGGTTCGCCCAGCCGCTCGAGGACGGTGGTGGTGATCGAGGCGAGCGCGTCGAGTTGCTGTGGGTCGAGCAGGTCGATCAGGTACCGGCGGACGTGCTCCACGTGGGCGGGTGCGGCCGCCTCGATCGTTTCACGACCGTAGGCCGTGAGGACGACGTAGTCGCCCCGGCGGTCGCTCTCGCAGCCTTCGCGGGACACCAGGCCACGCCGCTCCATCCGCTTGAGGTGGTGCGAGAGCCGGCTCTTCTCCCAGTCCGTGAGCTCACACAGTTGGAAGGAGCGCAGCCGTCCGTCGGAGGCCTCGGACAGGTGGACCAGCACCTCGTAGTCGGCGAGTGACAGGCCCGCCGCGGCCAGCAGCTCGCGGTTCAGGCGCGTTGCCAGGCGCCCCTGCATGCGGACGAAGCCCCGCCAGGCCGCCAGCTCACGATCGTCGAGCCAGCGTGGCTCGCTCGTCCGCGGCGCCACGCCGCCCGTCCCGCTGGTCGTGTTCAGGCTCATCGAGTCGAGTGTAGCGCACCTATGGTTGACGCGTCATCAACTTGGGGTATGGTTGAGGTGTCAACGAGCAGATCACCTGTGTGCTGCCGACCCCGAACCCAAGGAGACACCGATGAGCACGGCCACGATCACGGACCACGAGCGCTTGACCGGCACGTACAGCATCGACCCCGACCACAGCCGGATCGGGTTCGTCGCCCGGCACGCGATGGTCTCCAAGGTGCGCGGCACCTTCAACGAGTTCGAAGGGACCGTGTACGCCGACGGCTCCAACCCCGAGAACTCCCGCGCCGAGCTCACCATCCAGGCCGCCAGCATCGACACGGCCAACGAGCAGCGCGACGGGCACCTGCGCAGCAACGACTTCTTCGCGATGGACCAGTACCCCGAGATCACCTTCGTCTCGACCTCGGTCGAGCAGGTCGGCGACCTCCAGTACAAGGTGCACGGGGACCTCACGGTGCGCGGCGTCACCCAGCCGGTCACCGTCGACGTCGAGCAGAACGGCGGCGTCGTCGACCCGTGGGGCTACCT
This genomic interval carries:
- a CDS encoding YceI family protein, with amino-acid sequence MSTATITDHERLTGTYSIDPDHSRIGFVARHAMVSKVRGTFNEFEGTVYADGSNPENSRAELTIQAASIDTANEQRDGHLRSNDFFAMDQYPEITFVSTSVEQVGDLQYKVHGDLTVRGVTQPVTVDVEQNGGVVDPWGYLRVGFEGTTKVDRKDFGLTWNASLDAGGVLVGDEVTIEVEIAAVKGE
- a CDS encoding MarR family winged helix-turn-helix transcriptional regulator, which codes for MSLNTTSGTGGVAPRTSEPRWLDDRELAAWRGFVRMQGRLATRLNRELLAAAGLSLADYEVLVHLSEASDGRLRSFQLCELTDWEKSRLSHHLKRMERRGLVSREGCESDRRGDYVVLTAYGRETIEAAAPAHVEHVRRYLIDLLDPQQLDALASITTTVLERLGEPDGHA
- the ccsB gene encoding c-type cytochrome biogenesis protein CcsB; this encodes MPDAEMFNEAWNTASNNLFYGALIAYLVGMVGYFFRMAYTHVGPDGTQATSPIGRRVGLAATVVTVGGAAAHLVSIVLRGLAAGRAPWANMYEYSSGLAFLVVVIGLIVLQRRYGYTHVVGFVIALAVLIMAGGLMLYAAPDPLQPSLQSWWIRVHVSAAMVASSIFTVAFVATALYLVKDTAERRLAERSGQAFGGSTVGAANVDGPSGRPEDEVAIDADAPMVAPATAQREVLGLWPFLVVPAVIVAGYVLAVWQAPVAAVISGGVAALLGGSLRYAVPYLPAAAQLDNVAYRTVAFAFPIWTFAVIAGAIWAEEAWGRYWGWDPKETASFVTWVFYAGYLHARATRGWRGRGAAWIGVVSFIALVVTFYAVNLFVVGLHSYAGV